A genomic region of Haliotis asinina isolate JCU_RB_2024 chromosome 1, JCU_Hal_asi_v2, whole genome shotgun sequence contains the following coding sequences:
- the LOC137279004 gene encoding iduronate 2-sulfatase-like produces the protein MMKILVFHLLYLGIVHGRKNVLFFVADDMRPNIGAYDGPDFPSPVHPKMHTPNFDALAARSLLLKRAYVSVALCNPSRTALLTSRRPDTSHIWSNGLYFRRYGGNFTTLPEYFKQNGYRTIGMGKVFHPGEMSGNDDPVSWTDPYIHADDDYIRADNLLIEAVSEERAKARPLTDQLLAEYAIQALKEVAPKARSGEQPFFLAVGFRKPHITWNFPARFKEYYPLESLRLPPNYYAPVGMPSIAWHNFVNLTRFNDMQPYNVTHTGHINFTFPKQITLEMRQAYYSCISYIDYEFGRVVAELDDQGLANNTIISFWGDHGWQLGEHSEWQKETNFEDATHAPMMIHVPGVTDHGVVTEKLTEFVDLYPTLVEAAGLPKLNMCPPNSQNVSLCTEGTSMVPLMTNPATNEWKTAAFSQYAEKSNGIDGDAVMGYSMRTEMYRYTEWVNFKAMPLYRPMWDELQGVELYDHTKDPQENYNRADDPSYKDIRVELSRNLRLGWRGALPNRRI, from the coding sequence ATGATGAAGATATTGGTTTTCCACTTGCTCTACCTGGGTATAGTCCATGgcaggaagaatgttttgtttttcgttGCGGATGATATGAGACCCAATATTGGTGCCTACGATGGACCAGATTTTCCATCTCCAGTTCATCCAAAGATGCACACCCCGAATTTTGATGCGCTTGCTGCCCGATCCCTGTTACTCAAGCGAGCATATGTCTCGGTGGCTTTATGCAATCCGAGCAGGACGGCCCTCCTCACCAGCAGACGCCCTGACACAAGCCATATATGGAGCAACGGACTTTACTTCCGACGGTATGGAGGTAATTTCACAACACTGCCCGAGTACTTTAAGCAAAACGGGTATAGGACCATTGGAATGGGGAAAGTATTTCATCCAGGGGAAATGTCCGGAAATGACGATCCTGTTTCATGGACTGATCCCTACATCCATGCGGATGATGATTACATACGTGCTGACAACCTCCTCATAGAAGCTGTGTCAGAGGAAAGGGCTAAAGCACGACCTCTTACGGATCAACTTCTGGCTGAGTATGCCATTCAAGCCCTCAAGGAGGTGGCCCCAAAAGCCAGATCAGGTGAGCAACCATTCTTTCTGGCTGTGGGTTTCCGTAAACCCCACATAACCTGGAACTTCCCTGCCCGCTTTAAGGAGTACTACCCTCTGGAAAGTCTTAGGCTACCACCAAATTATTATGCTCCAGTAGGAATGCCTTCCATTGCTTGGCACAATTTCGTTAATCTGACAAGGTTTAACGATATGCAACCCTACAATGTGACACACACTGGCCATATTAACTTTacatttccaaaacaaattACTCTTGAGATGCGACAAGCCTATTACAGCTGCATAAGCTACATAGATTATGAATTTGGAAGAGTCGTCGCAGAGCTGGATGACCAGGGTCTGGCTAATAATACCATAATATCCTTCTGGGGGGACCATGGATGGCAGTTGGGGGAACATTCTGAATGGCAAAAGGAAACTAATTTTGAAGACGCCACTCATGCTCCTATGATGATTCATGTTCCTGGAGTTACGGATCATGGTGTTGTCACTGAGAAACTTACAGAATTCGTTGATCTGTATCCTACACTCGTTGAAGCTGCAGGACTTCCAAAACTCAACATGTGTCCACCGAACTCTCAAAATGTCAGTCTATGTACAGAAGGTACAAGCATGGTGCCACTTATGACAAACCCAGCAACGAACGAATGGAAAACTGCCGCATTCTCTCAGTATGCCGAGAAAAGCAATGGAATTGACGGTGACGCAGTTATGGGTTACAGCATGAGGACAGAAATGTATCGATACACAGAGTGGGTTAACTTCAAGGCCATGCCTCTCTATCGACCAATGTGGGACGAGCTGCAGGGAGTTGAACTCTATGATCATACGAAAGACCCACAGGAGAACTATAACCGAGCAGATGACCCGTCCTACAAAGACATCAGGGTTGAGCTGTCAAGGAACCTGAGGCTGGGCTGGAGAGGAGCTCTTCCTAACAGACGCATCTGA